The nucleotide sequence TAAACCGAATAATTTATACCTGAAATCAAATTTGATACTGAAACATTAGCAAGGTGATGAATAACCACACCTTGCGCTTCGGGAGGAGGAGTGAAAGTTATTACTTGATCGTAAGGAAATCCTTCCATCAATTCCGGTATAGTGTCTGGACAAAACTCGCCATCGTTGTCAGGATCAGTACAATTTGGATCTGGTGTACATTGAGCAGAGATATTATTTGAGAAAAGCCATAAAATTGCAACTACGAGTATTGGTTTTAACATTTTCATAATCTTTATTTTTAATCAAATTAATAATCAAAAGTAAAAAAATATTGGGAATATTTGGCGTTTTCATTTTTAAGTGGGCTAAATAGTGGTTTTAAGAAAACGTCAATAACTTCGTTATGCTCGTGTTTAATAAAAGTCATTTACAAAAGTAAACTCCTGATATTAAACACTTCACAAGCCTTGTTCTTGTCGCTTTCTTAAAAACCACCTCAGAAATAGTAGGTTTTCTTAGATGCACTAAATAGTGTCTCAAAGAAAACAGTTTAAATTAAAAATATCTCTTTTTGCGATATTTCGACTTTTTTCATTTGTTTAATATAGAAGCATTTACTGCATGAAAGAAAATAGAAATCTCATCAAAAATAAATTATTTTATAAAAATTGCCTTTTTTCTAAGATAAACTAAATACAAAAAAACAAACTATTTAGTTTCCCACCACCAATTATCAAAGCCGTCCTTAAATCGCAAGTCTATGGTAAGGTCGCTTAAAGCAAGTGTATCGAGTGTACGAGCAGAAAGGTATTTATTTGGAATAGTTTTGTCGAAAATTGCTGAAAAAATTCCAACACCATTCTCAATATTTGTGAAAGCTGGTTTCTCCTGAACAATGCCTTGAGAAGGTCCGTTTACTTCAATATATGTGTTTAAATCGTCTGTGCCTACAACAAAAATAAAATCTAAACTACGCATTTCTCTTTTAATTTCTTGGGTAGCTTCAAGAGAACCGGCCATAAATTTAAAAAAGGATTCTCCCGAAATTTGCATAATCATTTCAACTCCTTGATCTAAAGTTGTAGAAGTTTTAGTTGATTGTTTCCAGTCTAAATATTTATATTCGTCGGTACCGTCAAGATAAACCTCCCGATAATTTATTCTAATGGTTAAACCATAAATACGTGCATTTTCAACAGAATTAAACTCAACTTTATACGGTTCTGTGGAAACAAACGAAACTGTCTGCAGCACCTGAGTGGATGGTTTTCTAATATATAAATCTTTTAAAAGTGTAGTTGAAGCTGCAAGAGTTTTGTCAAGTTCAGGAATATAAATATTTAAATGATATTCATAACTTGTTGATAATTGTTCTGTAGTATAAAATAAAATATGATTGTCGGTGGTGAAAATTCCATCCTCACCATTGAAACCAATAGGATTTTTTTCTATTTCATTTGTTTTATATAAAGTTATAGCACTTCCTACTGTATCGTCATCTTTTACTTTATATAATTGAACTTCGGCATCATTGTAGTATATTGAATCAGATATTTGTGCCATTTCGTAAGCATCAGCTTCTCCGAGAAACGATTTTTCAAGTCTTACATAATGTGCAGTATCGTTCTGGTTTAGTAAACAATAAACAACCGAAATGTCCTGCCAGTCTGCGTTTATATCGAAATCAACTTCGCATGAATTGAAAATTATCAGTCCAAAAAATAAAACTATTATTTTTTTCATTTAAATTCTTTTGAGATTAATTAAATTTGACATTTTTGCATAAAATTATTTTTGGCAAATGTATAAATTTAATTGTGAATTATGAATTGTGAATTATCATTAATCAATAAACAAAATTCTATATTTAGTATTCTAAAGTGAATAATTAATAAAAATGAAAAAAATGGCAACATATAAAAGCTTCAGAAAAATAACTACTCATGTGCTGAATGAAATGAAACTTAGAGGTGAAAAGATTTCAATGCTTACGGCTTATGATTTCTCAATGGCACGTATTCTTGATGATTCGGGTATTGATGTAATTCTTGTTGGAGACTCTGCATCGAATGTTATGGCTGGTCATGAATCTACTTTACCCATCACCTTAAACGAGATGATATATCATGCAAGCTCTGTAGTTAGAGGTGTAAAACGAGCATTAGTGGTTGTCGATTTGCCTTTTGGAACCTATCAGGGAAATTCTAAAGAAGCCCTTTCTTCTGCTATTCGAATAATGAAAGAAACAGGTGCTCATGCAATAAAAATGGAGGGTGGCAAGGAGATACGTGAGTCAATAGAAAGAATATTGACGGCAGGAATTCCTGTTATGGGACATCTTGGTCTTACACCACAATCTATTCATAAATTTGGAACCTATGTGGTGCGGGCAAGAGAAGAAAACGAAGCAAAAAAACTTATCGAAGATTCGAAGATTCTTCAAGATTCAGGCTGCTTTGCAATTGTTTTGGAGAAAATTCCGGCTGAACTGGCAACACATGTTGCAAAAGAAGTGAGAATTCCGATTATTGGAATAGGTGCCGGTAAAAATGTTGATGGGCAAGTACTTGTTTTACACGATATGTTGGGAATTACACAGGAATTTTCTCCTCGCTTTTTGCGAAGATATCATAATCTTTTTGAAGAAATTAAAGGTGCGGTTTCAAACTATATAAACGATGTCAAAACCCTTGAATTTCCAAATAGTAAAGAACAATATTAATAGAAAAATTTTTAATAACTAAAAAAATAAATCAATGAAAATCATTAAAAGTGCCCTTATATTAGCTTTCATTTTTAGTTTTAATAATCATATTTTTTCGCAAAATGAAGAAAACGAAAAAGATTGTAATGTTAATTTGCGTGAATTTATT is from Bacteroidota bacterium and encodes:
- a CDS encoding DUF4249 family protein, producing the protein MKKIIVLFFGLIIFNSCEVDFDINADWQDISVVYCLLNQNDTAHYVRLEKSFLGEADAYEMAQISDSIYYNDAEVQLYKVKDDDTVGSAITLYKTNEIEKNPIGFNGEDGIFTTDNHILFYTTEQLSTSYEYHLNIYIPELDKTLAASTTLLKDLYIRKPSTQVLQTVSFVSTEPYKVEFNSVENARIYGLTIRINYREVYLDGTDEYKYLDWKQSTKTSTTLDQGVEMIMQISGESFFKFMAGSLEATQEIKREMRSLDFIFVVGTDDLNTYIEVNGPSQGIVQEKPAFTNIENGVGIFSAIFDKTIPNKYLSARTLDTLALSDLTIDLRFKDGFDNWWWETK
- the panB gene encoding 3-methyl-2-oxobutanoate hydroxymethyltransferase, which gives rise to MATYKSFRKITTHVLNEMKLRGEKISMLTAYDFSMARILDDSGIDVILVGDSASNVMAGHESTLPITLNEMIYHASSVVRGVKRALVVVDLPFGTYQGNSKEALSSAIRIMKETGAHAIKMEGGKEIRESIERILTAGIPVMGHLGLTPQSIHKFGTYVVRAREENEAKKLIEDSKILQDSGCFAIVLEKIPAELATHVAKEVRIPIIGIGAGKNVDGQVLVLHDMLGITQEFSPRFLRRYHNLFEEIKGAVSNYINDVKTLEFPNSKEQY